The Pyrus communis chromosome 2, drPyrComm1.1, whole genome shotgun sequence genome includes a window with the following:
- the LOC137726619 gene encoding ubiquitin-like-conjugating enzyme ATG10 encodes MEVLGWDGALSSRDFHVAARAFANNWKEFNSAFPPWTWVPSPKQPPHLSRLHQQQQQQHGYLSLEKICLLGSIKEDANEENHAWDEEEPESVDNATLVDTSNLQVCYYDFHIVYSDSYRVPVLYFRGYYIDGQPLALEEIEKDLPARSSKVLLESKWTFITQEEHPYLNRPWYKLHPCGTSEWMKLLFLGDNSQAKNGVALEQYLVSWLSVVGQVVGIRVPFEMLNHHKSCS; translated from the exons ATGGAGGTTTTGGGATGGGATGGAGCCCTCTCGTCACGTGACTTCCACGTCGCAGCACGTGCTTTCGCCAACAACTGGAAAGAATTTAACTCCGCCTTTCCTCCATGGACGTGGGTTCCCTCTCCCAAACAGCCTCCCCATCTCTCCCGCCtgcaccagcagcagcagcagcagcatggCTACTTGTCGTTGGAGAAGATTTGCCTTCTTGGGTCAATCAAG GAAGATGCTAATGAAGAGAATCACGCTTGGGACGAAGAGGAGCCCGAGTCTGTTGATAATGCCACGCTG GTTGACACCAGCAATCTTCAAGTATGCTACTACGATTTTCATATAGTATACAGTGATTCATATCGAGTTCCCGTGCTGTATTTTCGCGGTTACTACATCG ATGGACAGCCTTTGGCATTGGAAGAAATAGAAAAGGACCTACCTGCTCGCTCATCGAAGGTTTTACTGGAATCAAAATGGACATTTATAACTCAGGAG GAGCATCCATACTTGAACAGACCGTGGTACAAGCTGCATCCATGTGGAACCAGTGAGTGGATGAAGCTGCTTTTCCTTGGTGATAATTCTCAGGCTAAAAATGGAGTAGCACTTGAACAATATTTGGTGTCTTGGCTCTCAGTCGTAGGTCAAGTGGTTGGTATTAGAGTCCCCTTTGAAATGTTGAATCATCATAAAAGTTGTAGTTGA
- the LOC137724387 gene encoding FRIGIDA-like protein 3 codes for MDNIHSVSTLIDCTTSKIQQLQKAFAELESHRAVTLNLKWKELEAHFHGLEKSLKRRFDELESQEKEFETRTVEAQKMLAKRQAAVVAKEQASLETLQAKRDAATYAITNAREKQRKVSTEEPSVVTDDGQGEQPSVEEKPPDVMVSEINFEEVKSPEMGSSIEVISYPQLVKLCEQMDSEGLHKFISDNRKNLASIREEIPLALRAASNPALFVLESLEDFYRLEGPNTDGKKDANLLGVRRTCIMLMECLSTLLANPELASASDIITEEVKDLAEAIAEEWKPKLDALDMDASNGNSLEAHAFLQLLGTFGITSGFDEEELFRLIPMVSRRRQAADLCRSLGLTERMPGVIEVLVNSGRQIDAVNLAFAFELTEKFPPVPLLKSYLKEARKTSPVKSGNASPTAQNEVNDRELAALKAVLKSIEEHKLEEQYPVDPLQKRVLQLEKAKADKKRVAEASKPQPKRPRANGVGYAPRVTNAVADKTFYPRVAENRYPQYVYDRQFVYPGPADNHYNMSPAHGNYFATGYQYQPAAYLH; via the exons ATGGATAATATCCATTCAGTTTCCACGCTGATAGATTGTACAACCTCTAAGATACAACAGCTTCAGAAAGCATTTGCTGAACTTGAGAGTCACCGAGCCGTGACGCTGAACCTGAAGTGGAAAGAACTGGAAGCCCATTTCCATGGTCTTGAAAAGTCCTTAAAGAGGCGTTTCGATGAGCTGGAAAGCCAAGAAAAGGAGTTCGAAACCCGAACAGTGGAAGCCCAAAAAATGTTAGCAAAGCGGCAAGCTGCCGTTGTGGCCAAGGAACAAGCTTCACTGGAGACTCTTCAAGCGAAGAGAGATGCTGCTACATATGCTATTACTAATGCTCGAGAGAAGCAAAGGAAGGTATCAACTGAGGAGCCTTCTGTTGTCACTGATGATGGCCAAGGTGAGCAGCCAAGTGTGGAAGAGAAACCACCAGATGTGATGGTTTCTGAAATTAACTTCGAAGAAGTGAAAAGTCCTGAAATGGGGAGTAGTATAGAGGTGATATCCTATCCCCAGTTAGTGAAACTGTGTGAACAGATGGACTCAGAAGGGCTCCACAAATTTATATCAGATAACCGGAAGAACCTTGCTTCCATAAGGGAGGAGATTCCACTTGCATTAAGAGCTGCATCCAACCCTGCCCTATTTGTTTTGGAATCTTTGGAAGACTTTTATCGCCTGGAAGGGCCCAATACGGACGGGAAGAAGGATGCAAACCTTTTGGGTGTCCGTCGAACTTGTATCATGTTGATGGAGTGTCTGAGCACACTGCTTGCAAACCCAGAATTAGCCTCTGCATCTGATATAATTACAGAGGAGGTTAAGGATCTGGCAGAGGCAATTGCTGAAGAATGGAAGCCGAAGTTGGATGCTCTTGACATGGATGCTAGCAATGGGAACTCACTTGAGGCTCACGCCTTTTTGCAACTTCTTGGAACTTTTGGTATTACCTCTGGTTTTGATGAGGAAGAACTATTCAGGCTAATACCGATGGTTTCACGTCGTCGCCAAGCAGCTGACCTTTGCCGTTCTCTTGGATTGACTGAGAGAATGCCag GTGTTATTGAAGTGTTAGTGAATAGTGGACGGCAAATTGATGCAGTTAACTTGGCTTTTGCATTTGAACTGACGGAGAAGTTCCCTCCTGTGCCTTTACTGAAGTCCTACTTGAAAGAGGCAAGAAAAACTTCACCAGTCAAATCTGGAAATGCATCCCCCACAGCACAG AATGAAGTGAACGACCGTGAGTTGGCTGCCCTTAAGGCAGTGCTCAAGTCCATTGAAGAGCATAAGCTTGAGGAGCAGTATCCAGTGGATCCACTTCAGAAACGGGTTCTTCAGCTGGAAAAGGCCAAGGCAGACAAGAAGAGGGTGGCTGAAGCATCAAAGCCTCAGCCCAAGAGACCTCGTGCTAACGGTGTTGGATATGCTCCCCGCGTCACTAATGCTGTTGCTGACAAGACTTTCTATCCTAGAGTTGCTGAAAACAGGTACCCGCAGTATGTGTACGACAGACAGTTTGTTTACCCGGGACCTGCTGACAACCATTACAACATGTCTCCTGCTCATGGAAACTACTTTGCAACCGGCTACCAGTATCAGCCTGCGGCGTATCTTCACTAA
- the LOC137724113 gene encoding TPR repeat-containing protein ZIP4, translating into MRIAELSTPELRQGHADSQPQHQPPSQSHQLLISQIESSIKQIDNLSPEMLSPDTVSADLRRFSTQLSQLAPFPNSLKLLIWKLSYRLWNACVDLSNAASLRSLSASGAEDHAKLRHVAADLLFISGDVSGVPSPVIKSASFYLKTGLIWRDLRSFDLASSCFERATDIVSKIDIDKVSDCGERKLLLDLSIARSKTAWDVSDRNVAIALLNRAKSLLFRSPDHHKALANQYLAFGKTALAKSEIQDLNDALKLMNEALDLYEKGLRVARTREEIMELRDLRSKTLRFISAVHLQMNEFESVIKCVRVLREGCESGDPHPSLSVLAMKGWLGLRKYAEAEKELRGMVVNKGIPEGVFVSAVEAYFQAAGTAGAETAKGVFLGLLGRCHVSASSAVRVAHRVIGDAGEGSRIRAKVVAELVSDERVVALFNGDAAAQQRTAMHSVLWNCGAEHFRSKDYETSAEMFEKAMLYIPFDIESRILRAKGFRVLCLCHLGLSQLDQAHEYINEAEKLEPNIASAFLKFKIFLQKKDQNGATNQIQAMATCLDFTPDFLSLAAHEAVACRALAVAVSSLSSLLSFYSPGKSMPAAEVVVLRTLVTILTQEPGNEDETLKFLKRVHNRASELGPDSFFGTGEVGRRERNWFAVTSWNLGTKTGKEKNYELCGEFLRLASEFYGLLVDRQVEENMVCKSLILSVSAIIASENQGKTTLNESEVKQAQELLDRAGKMLKTTSAGNQLIGDQFSTTEPDLFFIYTFCAYEIHGRLNDLSSQLKLVKNFATSKACNHKNLLQIGISASQPPRTNPEVAVFALNECLSSFLSSSTADYQSVALIVRKLIGVTSIHKGDADDDAVYGMYKQAYRIMVGLKDGEYPTEEGKWLAMTAWNRASLPVRLGQIDVARKWMDVGLQLAKHVNGMETYRACMEDFINGFEKRLDAPS; encoded by the exons ATGAGGATCGCCGAGCTCTCAACGCCGGAGCTCCGGCAAGGCCACGCCGACTCCCAACCTCAACATCAACCTCCATCGCAATCTCATCAACTTCTCATCTCCCAAATCGAGtcctcaatcaaacaaatcGACAATCTCTCCCCGGAAATGCTCTCACCGGACACAGTCTCCGCCGATCTCCGCCGATTCTCGACTCAACTGAGCCAACTCGCTCCCTTCCCCAACTCACTGAAGCTCCTCATCTGGAAGCTCAGCTACCGCCTCTGGAACGCCTGCGTCGACCTTTCAAACGCCGCCTCCCTCCGCTCCCTCAGCGCGTCCGGAGCCGAAGACCACGCCAAGCTCCGCCACGTCGCCGCTGACCTCCTCTTCATATCCGGCGACGTCTCTGGTGTCCCTTCCCCGGTGATCAAGTCCGCCTCCTTCTACCTCAAGACCGGCCTCATATGGCGCGACCTCCGGAGCTTCGATCTCGCTTCCTCATGCTTCGAGCGAGCTACAGATATAGTCTCGAAGATCGACATCGACAAAGTCTCCGATTGCGGAGAGAGAAAGCTTCTCCTGGACCTGAGCATCGCGAGATCGAAAACCGCATGGGACGTCTCGGACAGAAATGTCGCGATCGCGCTGCTGAACAGGGCCAAGAGCTTGCTATTCAGGTCGCCGGATCACCACAAGGCGCTCGCGAACCAGTACTTGGCGTTCGGCAAGACGGCGCTTGCCAAGAGCGAGATTCAGGACCTAAACGACGCGTTGAAGCTGATGAACGAGGCTCTGGATCTGTACGAGAAGGGATTGCGTGTGGCGAGAACACGCGAAGAGATCATGGAACTCAGGGATCTGAGGTCGAAGACGCTGCGATTCATTTCGGCCGTCCATCTGCAGATGAACGAGTTCGAGAGCGTGATCAAGTGCGTGAGGGTGCTGAGAGAGGGGTGCGAGAGTGGGGACCCCCATCCAAGCCTATCGGTTCTGGCGATGAAGGGCTGGCTGGGGTTGAGGAAGTACGCCGAGGCCGAGAAGGAGCTCAGGGGCATGGTGGTAAATAAGGGGATTCCGGAGGGCGTTTTTGTGTCGGCTGTGGAGGCTTATTTTCAGGCGGCTGGGACTGCCGGAGCAGAGACGGCAAAGGGAGTGTTTCTGGGACTGTTAGGAAGGTGCCACGTCAGCGCCAGCTCGGCTGTTAGGGTAGCCCACCGGGTGATTGGTGACGCCGGTGAGGGATCAAGAATTCGGGCCAAGGTGGTGGCGGAGCTCGTATCAGACGAGAGAGTGGTGGCCCTCTTCAATGGTGACGCCGCTGCCCAACAGAGAACTGCAATGCATTCGGTGCTTTGGAATTG TGGTGCTGAGCATTTTCGATCGAAGGATTACGAAACTAGTGCAGAAATGTTTGAGAAAGCAATGCTTTATATCCCATTTGACATTGAGAGTAGAATTCTCAGGGCCAAGGGATTTAGAGTTCTGTGTCTCTGCCATTTGGGTCTCTCCCAGCTTGATCAAGCACACGAATACATCAATGAGGCCGAAAAG CTTGAACCGAACATTGCTTCAGCTTTCCTAAAG TTCAAGATTTTTCTGCAGAAGAAAGACCAGAATGGAGCTACTAATCAGATTCAGGCAATGGCAACCTGCCTCGACTTTACACCAGATTTTCTCTCCCTTGCAGCCCATGAAGCTGTTGCTTGCCGTGCTCTTGCTGTTGCGGTTTCTTCTCTATCAAGTCTGCTGAGCTTCTATAGCCCGGGAAAATCCATGCCAGCAGCTGAAGTTGTAGTTCTACGCACCTTGGTCACAATTCTAACACAAGAACCCGGGAATGAGGATGAAACCCTCAAGTTTCTTAAGCGCGTCCATAATCGTGCGTCTGAGCTTGGTCCTGATTCCTTTTTCGGGACAGGGGAGGTCGGAAGACGGGAGAGGAACTGGTTTGCTGTGACTTCATGGAACTTGGGGACCAAAACCGGGAAGGAGAAGAACTATGAATTGTGTGGCGAATTCTTGAGACTGGCATCGGAGTTTTATGGTCTTCTGGTTGATAGGCAAGTAGAAGAAAACATGGTCTGCAAGTCGTTAATTCTGAGTGTATCTGCAATTATAGCTTCAGAGAATCAGGGAAAGACGACATTGAATGAAAGTGAAGTCAAACAAGCTCAAGAACTTCTAGATAGAGCTGGGAAG ATGTTGAAAACAACCTCAGCCGGGAATCAACTTATCGGTGATCAATTTTCAACAACTGAACCTGATTTGTTCTTCATCTACACCTTTTGTGCCTATGAGATACATGGAAGGCTGAATGACTTATCATCACAGCTAAAACTAGTGAAGAATTTTGCTACTTCAAAGGCCTGCAATCACAAAAACCTCCTTCAGATCGGCATCAGCGCTTCACAACCTCCCCGAACCAATCCTGAAGTCGCAGTCTTTGCTCTAAACGAGTGCCTATCGtccttcctctcttcctccacGGCAGACTACCAAAGTGTGGCCCTCATTGTTCGGAAGCTCATTGGAGTGACCAGCATTCACAAGGGGGATGCAGATGACGATGCTGTTTATGGCATGTACAAGCAGGCTTATCGAATAATGGTGGGACTGAAGGACGGAGAGTACCCGACGGAAGAAGGGAAATGGCTGGCCATGACGGCATGGAACAGGGCGTCGCTGCCTGTGCGGCTCGGGCAGATTGATGTGGCGAGGAAATGGATGGATGTGGGTTTGCAACTTGCTAAGCATGTTAATGGAATGGAGACTTACAGAGCGTGCATGGAGGATTTTATCAATGGTTTTGAGAAGAGACTTGACGCACCAAGTTAA